GGATTCTTCAGCAGCTCGACCAGGCCTGCAGTTTGTTCGGCGTTAAGCGGCTGGGGAACGATACCCAGTGCTGCACGCTCTTCGATATGTTTGCGGTAGGCTTCAAGCACAGTTATTACCCTCATCAGTGGTCCCAAATGGGTGTCCGGGACGCTCATCCCGAAATTGCCGTACTCATGCGCTGCGTGGCGTTGTGGGCCACTTAGCCAGAATTACCGACAATTCCTTACAGAAGCTGCTTTCAAAGTTTTACGCCTGCAGAACGGGGAGCTGATGAGGGTTGGCGTTGGGTTTTTCCCCGCTGGAAAAACCCCTCGCCAACACCGCTCTGAAGGAACGACTGTGCTCGTGACGCTTTGAAAACAGCTTCAAACGGACATTGGCGCCTAAAAAGGCTGGCTGATTCTACGGTAAAAAAAGCCTCAACGTAAGTTGCTGTATTGAAGTTTGAGGGGTGATCAATCTTAGACAAAGGGCTAACATTGCCCACTGTTTTGCTTTTGCGTGCGTTGTCTATCTATGCCCAATCAGACCATCAAGACCCCCTGCGTCGGCCTCTGTTCCACGGTTTACGGCGATCTGGTATGCCGTGGCTGCAAGCGTTTCCACCATGAAGTGATCAACTGGAATGGTTACAACGAGGAGGAAAAACGCGCGGTCTGGCTGCGTCTTGAGCACCTGCTGGTGCAGGTGATGGCGGCCAAGCTGGAAGTCTTCGACCCGGTGCGCCTGCGCGAGCAGCTGGAGCAGCGCAAGATCCGCTTCGTGCCCCATCAGTCCGAGTATTGCTGGGCCTACCAGCTGATTGCCCGCGGCGCGCGAGTGATCAACCAGCTCGATGCCTATGGAATGGTGCTGCTGCCAGAGTTTCGCGACTGGGCCTTGCCGGAGTTGCGCGACGCCATTGATCGGGAATTCTTCCTGCTGTCCGAAGCCCACTACCAGCGCTACATCGCCCCCGGCTTTCTCAAGGATGCCCTCGGCTGAGTGCTTCGCTACGCGAATAACTCCCACGCAAATGCCACTGCAGGAGCTGGCTTGCCAGCGAAGACGGCCGCCAGGGCGGTGCAAGGCTTGCGGGCCTCTTCGCCGGCAAGCCGGCTCCTACGGGGTGAGGTTGATCGGGCTCTGTAGGAGCTGGCTTGCCAGCGAAAGCGCCGTCATGGACGGCGCAGATTACGCGATGGCGTTGCGGGGAGGGGGCTCAAGCCTTGGCTGCCAGCTCTTCCAGGTGATCCATGATGTCCGCCGGCTTGAGCACCAGCACGTCGCTGTCCAGGGAGTCGAGCACCACTTCGGCGGTGTTGCCGATCAGTGCCCCGGAAATCCCGGTGCGGGCCACGGTGCCGATGATGGTCAGCACGGCGCCAAGCTTGTGGGCCAGGTGGGGAATCAGCACATCGGCCGGGCCTTCCTCGATATGCAGGTGGGCGTCGTCGATGTCGAACTCGGCCTGGAACGCCTTGCACTGCTCGCGATAGCGCGCCTCGATGGTTTCCTTGAGCTGGAACACCGGGTCGGCGGCCGACAGCATCGGCGACGGGTGAGCGCTGATCACATGCAGCTGGGCCTTGGCCAGGCTGGCGATATCGAAGCCGTGGTCGACGATACTGGCGTGCAAGGCCCGGTGCTCGCCGTCCATGTTGCCGACGTCGATGGCGGCCATCACCACGCCGCCGACCCAGGGCGTGGCGGTCTTGACCAGCAGCACCGGGGTCGGGCAGTAGCGCAGCAGTTTCCAGTCCGCCGGGGTCAGTAGGGCTTTCTTCAGCGGGGCGTCCGGCAGGTGCTGCTTGATCACCAGGCCGCAGCCCTCGGCCTGCTGCACATCGATGATGGTTTCGTGCAGGCTTTCGTTCCAGGCCTGCTCGGTGGTGACGCTGTAGCCTTCGCCGGTGAGGCTGCTCTTGAGTACGCTCAGCAGCGCCGAATGCTCGTGCTTTCTGTCGCAGACCAGCAGGTGCAGGTGGGCCTGGGTGACCCCGGCAATCAGCTTGGCGCGCTTGAGGGCAAGGCTTTCGCCGGGCGTGGGATCGATGACCACCAGGATACTGCGGATGCTTTGCATGATCGGGATCTCCAGGAAGGGATGAACGGTTAGGGTCTGTTCCCGTTTGGCCCCGCAACGCGGCTCGTCACCAAACGGGAACAGACCCTAGCGTGCACAACTATAGTTGCTGGCGCCCGGGCCGGATGTTGATGCATATCAATCGCGGCCGCTGGTGGTCTGCGGCCCGGCCGGTATAATCGCCGGCCTTTCGCTATGAAGCCTTTTGTCCCGTGAGCCTCATGTTAACGATCACTGATAGTGCTGCCTGCCGCTTTGCGGTGGTGGCTGATTGTTCGGAAATGCGCCGATGAACTTTCCTGAAATTCCCGACTTTCTTGGCTGCCGCACGCCCGACGCCTGGGTCCAGGCGGCCCTGGCCGACCAGGAAACCCTGCTGATCGACCACAAGAACTGCGAGTTCAAGGCCGCCAGCACCGCCTTGAGCCTGATCGCCAAGTACCACGCCCATGTCGACCTGATCAACATGATGTCGCGCCTGGCCCGGGAAGAGCTGGTGCACCATGAGCAGGTCCTGCGCCTGATGAAGAAGCGCAAGGTCGAGCTGCGCCAGTTGCATGCCGGGCGCTATGCCTCGGGCCTGCGCAAGGTAGTGCGCAGCCACGAGCCGGTGAAGCTGGTGGACACCCTGGTGGTGGGCGCCTTTATCGAAGCCCGCAGCTGCGAGCGTTTCGAAGCCCTGGTGCCGCACCTGGACGAGGAGCTGGGCAAGTTCTACTTCGGCCTGCTCAAAAGCGAGGCCCGGCACTACCAGGGCTACCTGAAGCTGGCCTATCAGTATGGCGACGCCAAGGACATCGCCCAGGTCATCGACCGGGTGCGGGCGGCGGAGCAGGAACTGATCGAGTCGCCGGATCCGGAGTTCCGTTTTCACAGTGGCGTGCCGGCCTGGTGAACGACTGCCCTTGTGTAAAAGCAGGGGCAAATTGTTAAAAACTCTTAAAAGAATGAAATATCGCGCAAAACCGCTGCAAGTCCCGGGTTTTGTGGCTTGCGTTATCCTTTCCTTAACCTCTTGCCCCCTATAATGCGCGCGCACAAATTGTGCGTTCACAGATTGGCAAATATGGAAAACCTGGGTCTTGGCAAGGTGTTGCTGGTGGAAGATGACGAGAAGCTCGCCGGGCTGATCGCGCATTTTCTGTCCCAGCACGGCTTTGAAGTGCTGACGGTCCACCGCGGCGATACCGCCCTGGCGGCATTTCTCGAATTCAAACCGAAACTGGTGGTGCTCGACCTGATGCTGCCCGGCCAGAGCGGCCTGCACGTGTGCCGGGAGATCCGCGCCGTTGCGGACACCCCCATCGTCATCCTCACCGCCAAGGAAGACGACCTGGACCACATTCTCGGCCTGGAATCCGGCGCCGATGACTACGTGATCAAGCCTATAAAACCGGCGGTGCTGCTGGCGCGCCTGCGGGCCCTGCAACGGCGCCAGGTGCCGGAAACCACCACCCTGCGCGGGGCCCTGGCATTCGGCGTGCTGAGCATCGACCGCAACAGCCGCGAGGTGCGCCTGGCGGGCGAGCCGGTGGAACTGACCACCATGGAATTCGAGCTGCTCTGGCTGCTGGCCAGCGCGCCGGGCAAGACCCTGTCCCGGGACGACATCCTCAACCGCATGCGCGGCATCGAGTTCGACGGCCTCAACCGCAGTGTCGACGTCTACATCAGCAAGCTGCGGGGCAAGCTCAAGGACAACCCGCGCGAGCCGGTGTGCATCAAGACCGTGTGGGGCAAGGGCTACCTGTTCAATCCGTTCGCCTGGGAGGTTTGAATGCTGCGTCTGTTTCTGGGGCTCTACCTGTTCCTGGCCCTGGGCTTCGCCGGGGCCATGACCGCGGTGCAACACATCTTCATCAACTACCTGGCCGCCGACCTGATCGAGTCCTACAACCGCGATGCGGTGCGCGGGCCGGCTTACAGCCTGAGCGAACAGTTGCGGCCGTTCGACGAGGCCGGGCGTCAACAGCAGCTGGAGCAGCTCAAGCCGCACTACGGGCTGCTGCTCAAACTGGTGCAGGCCGACGACCTGGACATGAGCGTGCGTGAACAGGCCCTGCTGGATTCCAACCAGTTGGTGGTGCGCGAGGAGTTCACCGAATTCATCGGCAGCATCGACGGCGGCAAGCAACTGTTGAGCATCAAGCTGCCGGAAGACCCGCCCCTGACCCTGCTCTACAACATCGCCGCCTATGCCTTGCTCGGCGCGCTGCTGGCCATCGTCCTGTACTTCTGGGTGCGCCCGCACTGGCGCGACCTGGAGCGCCTGCGCCTGGCCGCCGAACGTTTTGGCGACAACGACCTGGGCACCCGGCTGCACCTGTCGCGGCGTTCCAACATCCGCGACCTGGCCCAGCACTTCAACCGCATGGCGGCGCGCATCGAGGGGCTGATCGCCAATCAGCGCGAGTTGACCAACGCGGTGTCCCACGAACTGCGCACGCCCATCGCCCGGCTGTCCTTCGAGCTGGACCAGTTGCAGCAACAGCCAGATCCGGATGAAAACCGCGAGTTGATCGCCGACATGTATGCCGACCTCGGCGAGCTGGAGGAAATGGTCTCCGAACTCCTCAGCTACGCCAGCCTGGAACATGGCGCGGCCACCATCAACCGGGAAAACATCCAGGCCCAGAGCTGGCTCGACAGCGTGGTCGGCAGCGTGGCCCTGGAGGCCGAGGCGGCCGGGGTGCAACTGCTGATCCGTTCCTGCCAGGTGGAGTACGTGCGCATCGAACCGCGCTTCATGGCCCGGGCAGTGATCAACCTGCTGCGCAACGCCATCCGCTACGCCGACCGCCGGGTCGAGGTGTCCCTGGTGCGCCTGGAGCATGGCTACGAAGTGCGGGTCAACGATGATGGTCCCGGGGTGCCGGTGGATGGCCGGGAGAAGATCTTCGAGCCGTTTTCCCGTCTCGACGCCAGCCGTGACCGGCGTACCGGCGGTTTCGGCCTGGGCCTGGCGCTGGTGCGGCGGGTCTCGCAATGGCACGGCGGCAAGGTCGAAGTGGCGGATTCGGAGTGGGGCGGTGCCTCGTTCCGCATGACCTGGGCCCACCTCGACTGAGGTTCGCGCGCAGCCCTGAACCTGCGCAGCAACGCGGCCCGTGATCACGGGCCGCGCGCTCCCTTTCTTAGAAACTGTACTCAAGTTGAGTGGCGATGCTGGTCTGCATGCGCCGGTCGACGATCGGGCTGTCGCCGGCTTCCTTGCTCAGGTACTTCATCGACAGCAGGGTCGAGACCTTGGTCTGCTCATTGAGGGGCAGGGTCCAGGCCAGGTCGGCGCCGCTGCTGACCCGTCCACCCTTGGCCCGGTAGGCGCCGAAGCGGCTGTGGGCCGCCTGGGTGTCGCTCACCCCGTACCAGGTCTGCATGTAGTCGGCGTTGCCGAACAGGCTGTTGAGGCTGGCATCCAGGCTGCCGAAGCGGCCCTGGTAGAGGTTGCTGCCAATGCTCAGTTCCAGTGCGCTGTAGGCCGAGCCGGTGTCGCGGTTATCGTTCTTCTTCACCGCGTGGGTCAGGGTGGCGCCCAGTTCGAACGGCCCCAGGTCATAGCCCAGGTGCGCGCCGAACTGTGCCCGGGTCTTTATTTCGCCCATGCCCTTGAGGCGCTTGGAACCCTGGCCCAGGTGGTTCTTGTCGCGCCGTGATTCGCTCGGGCCGACCCAGGTACTGAACGACAGGTCGCCCCATTCGTTGCCCCAGCCCAGGCCCTGGTCGGTATTGAGGAACACGCCCCAGGGGCTGATGATCTCACCGCCGAGAATCGGCGCCAGGGCGCGTTCGTCACTGCCGCTGTAGCGCGGCACGCTGGCCACCCCGGCGTGCACGCCGTACTTCCAGTCCTCGGCGTGCAGCGTGCCGCAGACCGAGCTCAGGCCCAGGGTGCCGGCCCACAAGGCGGCGGTGGTGGAGTGTTTCAGGGTTTTCATGAAGGGTCAGAACCTCAGGTGGTTGGCGTTATAGGTGCGTTTGAATGAGTAGCCCAGGACGTTCACGCCGTTGACCTGGCGGCGCACGGTGTCGCCCAGGCCCGGGCCGTTGCCGGCGATCACCGCGTGGGCGTTGTCCACCGGGGCGAGGATGTAGTCGGTGAGGGGACGGCCTTGCTGCAGGCTGCGGATCATCAGGAAGCCGTCCTCCAGGGCGATGTCCATGCCGTTGATGGGCGGTTCGCCGGGAGCGTCGCTCAGAGCCTGGTAGGTGCCGACCGTGGCCAGCCAGTTGTCCGTCAGGGGCACCGGCTCGATCCGTTCTCCCACCGCCAGTAACTGGCCGTGGCTCTTGGCGGTGAACACCCGATGGCCCTGGACCTGCATCACGTCCAGTTGCAGTTGCCCCAGCGGGCCCAGGTCCTGGGGCCAGAGCCCGAGGCGCTTCTTGCGCACCCGCAGCCAGCCCTGTTCGTCCCGCAGCAGTTCGTAGCGCTCGCCGGCCAGCTCGGCGTACAGGCGCTGGTGCTGGTCGCGGATCCGCAGCACACCCCAGCGGGTGGCATAGAAGCCCGCCAGGTGCCGGCGATCCGCCGCTTGCGGAACCCGACGTTGCTGAGCCTGGGGGGCCGTGGCCGGTGGCGGTGGCGGGGCGCCGTGGGCCTGCAGCAGCATGCGCAGCACCTGGGGCACCAGGGGCTGGGCCAGGGCCTCGCCGCTGTCGGAATTGCTCATCACGATCACCGCCAGCTGCTGCTCGGCCAGCACGCTGATCCGGGCATGAAAGCCCTCGCCGAAACCGCTTTGCTGCCAGGTGCGCATATCTGGCCGGACCCATTCCTCACCGCAGGGCGACAGGAACCAGCCAAGGCCTACCTGGCAGTCGAAATCCAGCGGGTTGCCGGCGTTCTGCGTGCGCACCATTTCGTCGATGGATGCCGCCGAGAGCAGTTGGCGGTCCTGGTACCGGCCCTGGGCGAACAGCATGCGCACGTAGCGGCTCAGGTCCCGCGGGCTGCTCCACAGGCCCTGGGCGGAAAGGTCGCGGACCAGCGCATCGCTGCTGACACCGTCTTCATAGCCTCTTGCCCGGTAGGGCTGGGCGCGGCTGTCCCCGACAAAGCTCGACTGGCTCATGCCCAGTGGGCGCAGCAGGCTCTTCTGCAACTGCTGTTCGAAATCCACGCCGCTGCTGCGCTCCACCGCTGCCCCGAGCAGGGCATAACCGAGGTTGGAGTAGGCGGTCTGGGTTCCCGGAGCGTTGCTCAGCCACAGCCCGCTGAGCTTTCCCGGCAGTTCGTCGAGGGCGTTGGGGGTGCGTGCGTCGCGCAGGTATTCGCTGGGAATGCCGCCCTGGTGGCTGAGCAGGCGGCGCAGAGTCACGGCCCGGTCGGCGGCGTTCTGGTCCTCGTGGAAGCGCGAGCGGACGTAGAACTCCCTGAGGGTGTCCTGCAGCGGCGCATCCAGTTGCAGGCGCCCTTGTTCCACCAGTTGCATCACCGCCGTGGCAGTCAGCAATTGCGACAGGGCTCCGGCGCGAAACGCGGTGTTTTCGGTCACTTGCAGGCCCCGGGCCTGGTCGGCGAAGCCAAAGCCCCGGGCCCAGATCAGTTGCTGGCCGTCCACCAGGGCGATGGACAGCCCGGGCACCTGATGTTCGGCCATCTGTTGCGGGATGTACTGCTTCAGGTAGCCGATGATGCTGGCGTAATCGCCGGGCGCGATGGGCGGCGGCGCCGGAGGCTGGCCGTTGCAGCCGAGGTTGCTCAAGAGCAGGCCCACCAGCGGCAGGCCGAGAAGTTTGCGGGACATGCAGCACCCGAGGGCCAATTGGATCAGCGGATGCTAGGGAAGGGGGGCGTGGCAGTCTTTGACAGCTTTGTCGGGAAACTGTCAAAGACTGTTAAGCCCCGGTTGCGCTCAGGCCTCCAGCCCCAGGCGCTGGTGCCACTGGGCAATCGATTCCTCGGGGTATTCGGCGAACTGCAGGTCGTGCGCCCCAGCATCGACCTCGACCCAGGGCGCCCTGGAGTCGAGCATCAGGTGGGTGTGCTGCGGCGGCACCGGCAACGGGGTGTCGATGGCCGAGGCAAAAGGATGGATCAGCTCCGGCCATTGCGGGCTGAACAGCCACAGCCCGGAGCCGCAGCGCCCGCAGAAGTGCCGTTCGGCGCTGCTGCTGTGGGCCCGGGCGGCACCGGCGGGCTTGAGCCGGGCATGGTAGATGACGATGTGCTTGCGCCCGCGTACCTTGAGGCTGGCCGCATCGCCCCCCAGGTTGATGGCGTAGCCGCCACCGCCCTGGGTCTTGCGGCAGATCGAGCAGTAGCAGCGCTGGTAGGGATAGGGATGGCGGCTGGACAGGCTGAAGTGCACGGCGCCGCAATGGCAGGAGCCCTGGAGTTGCATGGGGTACCTCCACGAATCAACGGGTGGATTGCACAGGCTAGCCGCTGTGCGAGCAGCTGTCGTGACGCGGTGCTGATGAAATTTTCACATGTGGCCGGCTAAGCTGCGCGCCTCTTTGGGGAGTAACCTGCCACCGCGCCCTGCGGTGGCGCCCGTATCAACATTCTCGGCAACCTGCCGTGGTACGGGCACCGTTTCGGTTGGTGAGACCATCGACATACCTGCGCTGAAGTCGGGCGCGTGGGCATGTCGTGGACTCAAGCCCGACCGGAAGACTCAACGTGAACCCAGCCTCGATCATCTTTCTCGCCTTCGCCATGTCCACCGATGCCTTCGCCGCCGCGGTGGGCAAGGGTTCGGCCATGCTCAAGCCGCGCCTGCTGGAAGCTTTGCGCATCGGCCTGATCTTCGGCGTCATTGAAGCCATCACCCCGGTGGTGGGCTGGTTCATCGGCCAGGCCGCGACTCAATGGGTGGCCAACTGGGACCACTGGATCGCCTTCAGCCTGCTGCTGTTGCTGGGCCTGCACATGATCTACAACGGCACCCGCCAGCAGGCTGAGGCCGAGGAAGAAAAACCGCGCCAGCACGGCTTCTGGCTGCTGGCGGTGACCGGCCTGGCCACCAGCATCGATGCCCTGGCGGTGGGGGTGGGGCTGGCGTTCGTCAACGTCAACATCTGGGTCGCGGCCAGCGCCATCGGCCTGGCCACCATGACCATGGTCACCCTGGGAGTGATGCTGGGCCGCGCCATTGGCACGGTGATGGGCCAGCGCGCCGAAGTGCTGGGCGGGGTGGTGCTGATCATCGTCGGCTCGGGAATTCTCTACGAGCACCTGTCGGCTGTGGCTTGACTTCAGTATCGGCGGCGGGGCCCGGATCTGCGGGCAATGCGGCCGCGCCTCGGGCCGAGGCGCGGAGCGCTCTGGCGTTACAGCGCCAGGCTGTGGATCACCTGGGTGGCGTCATCGGGGTCGATGGCGCTGCGCATGCCCAGCTGTTTTGCCAGGCGGCGCATGCTGTAGTTGGCGGCGGAATCCACCGAGTACATCTGCTGGAAACCGTTGTTGCGGGCTTCGTCGATCAGGTGCTGCATCAATAGCGCGCCGAGGCCCTTGCCTTGCCACTCATCGGCGATGGTCACGGCGAACTCGCAATGCAAGGGCTGCTCGTCGACCTGGGCGTAGCGGCTGATACCCACTTCCCGCAGTTCGCCGTTGTCGTGGACCAGGGCCACATAAGCCACCCGCTGCGGCGTGCCGACATCCATCAGTTGATTGAGCAGTTGCTCGCCCACTTCCTTGATCTCACCGAGAAAGCGCTGGTGCCGGGTGGCCGGGGAGAGGTTTTCGATAAAGGCCTTTTCCCGCTCCCGGTCCTGGGGCCGCAGCGGGCGGATCAGCACATGGCTGCCATCGTTCAGGGCGTCGATCCAGTATTGGCCTTGCTGCGCCGGGAACGGCGGGTGGGCGAGGGTATCGAGAGCGGTGCTGGGCATGGTCAAGTCTCCGCGGAGCCAAAGGGCGGGCTGCACACACAGCCCTGATTGGCTTCAGGTTTACTCCGCTGGTGAGGCGGGCACTTGATCGGCATCAATGTCTTTGCTTGCGCTGCCGGCCAGGGCGATCACCGGTCACGGCCCGTTCAAGCCGCCACCGCTGGTGGCGTACAGGCATTTGGCTATTGATGCTAGCGCCTAATGTTCTTTTTCCTGGCGCGTTGCCGTGAGAGCGCTGATCTACGCTCTCGAACAGCCAAGGGAGGAGTCAGGATATGGAGCATCAACAAGATAAGAATCGTTTGCAGCGGCAGGTTTCCTACATTGCTATCAGTGTTGGTCTGGCGCTTCTGGGCGGCGTTTCGAACGCCGCCCCGGTGTCGATAACCGTATCGCCCGAGGTACCCGCCGATATACCCGGGGGGGCATCCCAGGCAACGTTGGCACAGGCTGCGGCCTTCGCCTGGCAGGAGTTCATCGCTCTCAACTGGCCGGCCCTGGGCGGGCAGCGCGATGTGCCCGATATCCGCCAGCCTTTCGGCAGCCAGGGCGTGCCTCTGGTGTGGCATACGTACCGAAGCAAGGTTGAGATCTTTCCGGGCAAGGGCAGTGCCAACGTCGGCCCCCCGGGCTACAAGCCTGATGGCGCTCCCAGTTATGGTTATGGCACTGCGCCAACCTATGACTACAGTTTTACCGTGCCTGCCTGCTCTGGCCAGATCGCACCCAAACTGCCGGCCTGGATCAACCTCGACGAAAGCACCCAGATCGGCCTCGACCAGATGTATGCCGGTGTTGTTCCGGCGACTCCCACCGGAGGCAATTCCAACCCCCAGCTGGTGCGCTTCCTGGCCAAGGCCAATCAGGTGCAATACACCTACGTCGCCGCCAACCAGTTCTGGTACGCCAACCCCGCGCTGGCACAAGCCGCGCGGAACTTCTTCAACGCGGTCAAGCAGACACCTCCGACTTTCCCCAGCGCGCCGCGGGTCAACTTTCCCAACGGCACCATTGAGGTCAAGTCCGCCTGGCGCCAGCTGGGCCCCGGCGAGGACCCCTCGCGATTCCACAGGCAGACGGTGCGCTTCTATGAGCAACCACCGGGCAAGGGCACCTGCTATTTCGAGGCGCAATGGGCGATGGTGGCGTTGCACATCATCCAGAAGACCCCCACGGCCCCGAGTTTTATCTACGCGACCTTCGAACAGGCCGACAACATCCTGCTGCCCAGTGGCAAGCCGCTTGAGGATGAGAACGGCCGCATCATCAATCCAGCGCCGGGCCCTATGCCCACCAATCCCGGCCTGAGTTACCAGGACGACCCCAACAACCCTCAAGTCAAGGCCCAGGGGGCCTTCTGCAAGCCCGGCAAGCAACTGTATCTGCGCGAGATTGCCAAAGGCGGTACTCCGGCGGGCGGCCCGATCTGCATCAACCAGCGCTATGAGCCGATTGCGGCTGACGTGATTCAGGTCAATCAGGCGGCGCATCAGGCTATCCAGAGCTATAGCCAGGCCAAGAATGTCAAGAATTCGCCCTGGCAGTACTACAAGCTGGTCTCGGTCCAGGCCCAGCCGTTCGACACCACGCAGCTATCGAAAACCGATCCCAGCCACTCTGCCGCGGTGTACTACCAGGCCAATATCATGGTTGAAACGGACTATACCCTGCAGCAATTCAGGGGCCGGATTGCTGCTAACGGTGCTCCGACTTCCTTCCAGGCCGCAGGTGCGCCACCCCCTCCGAACGTGTTCGCCCAATCCGCCGGTTCCGCCGCTGTGCATGGGGTGAACATGGGAGGCTGCATGGGTTGCCATGGCAATGCCCAGGTGGCCGGCTTCGATTTCAGTTTCATCCTCAAAGGCGGCAACGTTCGGGCTCCCGAGACGGCAGGGGCTGAGTCGGCGGCAGCGGCCAGCCAGCGTTATCTGCAATTGTTCACCCCATCTAGCACAGGGAAATAGTCATGGCACTCAACACCTTCAAGGATGTACAGAACCTGCTCGATGCCTTCGTTGCGCAGAACAACCTGCCGATCTCCGGAGCGCCTCACGGGGCCTTCTGGCAGACCTCCTACCAGTCGTTCGTGACCGGTAATGTGCCGGGTATCCAAAACCCGGAAACAGGGCAGGCGGTACCTATCCTGGTCAAAGGCGATGGCGCGCATTCCAACCTGATTTATGCCCTGAGCGGTACCCCGGGCACCCCCTGGGGGCCGGATGGGGATTTTGGCCAGATGCCCCCCGGCGGCCCCTTTCTGCCTCAGGCCCAGATCGACGAACTGAGTGCCTGGATCAGCCAGGGTTGCCCGCAATAGAAGGTTCCTGGCTGGCCGGCATCAGCGTCGCGATCAGCGCCCGCACGCTGCCGGGCAGGGCCTCCAGTTCGCGGACGATGATGCTGCGTTCGCGCACGGCCCAGCTTTCATCCAGCATCACCGTCACCAGCTGCATGGTGCGGCTGTGCCGCAAGGCCGCGGACTCGGGAATGATGCCGATGCCGACCCCGGCTTCCACCATGCGGCAGATCGCTTCGAAGCTCGACACCTGGATGCGCAGCGAGAGTTGCTTGCCCAGGCGCTCCACATGCTCGCGCAGGAAGGTCAAGAGGGTGCTGCCTTCATGCAGGCCGATGTGCTGGTAGGCCAGGGTCTGTTCCAGGGTCACCGACGCCTGCCCCGACAGCGGGTGGCCCACGGGCACCATCAGCACCAGGTGGTCGGTGCTGAAGTGCAGCACCTGCAGGCCGCTGGCTTCCACCGGGCCGGCGATGATGCCCATGTCGCTGGTGCCGTCCAGCACACCGCGAACGATGTCCCGGGACAGGCGCTCCTGCAGGTCCACCGTGACTCCCGGGCGTACCGAGAGAAATTTCGCCAGCACTTCCGGCAAGAATTCGGTGACCGCCGTGGTGTTGGCGAAGATGCGGATGTGCCCGGAGGAATCACCGCCGTACTGGGTGAATTCGCTTTTCAGGTAATCCACCTGGCGCATGATCAGCCGCGCGTGCTGCAGCAGCCGCTCGCCGGCGGGGGTGACTTCCACGCCGCGGCTGTCGCGGTACAGCAGGCGGGTTTCGAGCTGGCTTTCCAGGGCCTTGATCCGCGCGCTGGCGGCCGCTGGCGAGAGG
The DNA window shown above is from Pseudomonas protegens CHA0 and carries:
- a CDS encoding LysR family transcriptional regulator, encoding MHFDLADLRLFIHIAESPSLTQGARRAFLSPAAASARIKALESQLETRLLYRDSRGVEVTPAGERLLQHARLIMRQVDYLKSEFTQYGGDSSGHIRIFANTTAVTEFLPEVLAKFLSVRPGVTVDLQERLSRDIVRGVLDGTSDMGIIAGPVEASGLQVLHFSTDHLVLMVPVGHPLSGQASVTLEQTLAYQHIGLHEGSTLLTFLREHVERLGKQLSLRIQVSSFEAICRMVEAGVGIGIIPESAALRHSRTMQLVTVMLDESWAVRERSIIVRELEALPGSVRALIATLMPASQEPSIAGNPG
- a CDS encoding GNAT family N-acetyltransferase, with product MPSTALDTLAHPPFPAQQGQYWIDALNDGSHVLIRPLRPQDREREKAFIENLSPATRHQRFLGEIKEVGEQLLNQLMDVGTPQRVAYVALVHDNGELREVGISRYAQVDEQPLHCEFAVTIADEWQGKGLGALLMQHLIDEARNNGFQQMYSVDSAANYSMRRLAKQLGMRSAIDPDDATQVIHSLAL